The genomic segment GATTGAAGCAGGGAAGGATTCGCCTCCCCGTCGCTCGGCATTCCTGCCTCGCTCGCGTAGGCTCCCCGTCGTACTTGCTCGACATCGTGTCTCGCACCGCTCTCTATGGATCGCGGACGGTTGACTCCATTCGAATCCTTCGCTTTGTCGTATTAGGGGGAAGATTATTGGGCAGGGAAGGATTCGAACCTTCGAAGGCTTGGCCAGCAGATTTACAGTCTGCCCTCGTTGACCGCTTGAGTACCTACCCGAGATTTTTGGAAAGGGTGAATCCGCCCGATCAGCTGCCTAGAGGAATCGAACCCCCAACCTGCTGATTACAAGTCAGCTGCTCTACCAATTGAGCTAAGGCAGCGTTTGGACTCGTAACCAGTATTTCGAGCGGATTTCCGGGGTCAACCGATTAAAAAGGATTTTCTCCTGGCGCTAGAATGGGGGATTTGTATTGCATGCCTCTTTTCCTCGTAAATCTAGGGATGACGATTTCCATTCTCGCGTTCTATGTCGGATTTTGGTTCCGCTTTCGGAACAATCGTCTTCACAGAATTTTTAATACGATCGGTATCCTCTTTAATCTTTGCGCTGCGATCTATCTTCTGTCCTTAAAATATTTGTTCGGGGGCTTGGACTCCGCTGGCTTCGTGCCGGTCTTCGACAGAACGATCATCGACACACACCGCGCTTTTGCCGCTCTGGCTTTGGTCTTGATGCTCCTGACTGGCTGGTCCGGCTTTGCGGGAAAAAAAGGATTCCATCGAAAACTCAACTTTGTTTTTCTACCATTATATACCCTCGTATATCTCTCCGGATTATTTCTATTCCGTTCCGGGAATTAAGTCGGGGCAATTTTAGAAGGTCGAAATGAGCGAGATTAAGGAACTCAAAGAATTCGCGAATAACATTCGTAAAAACGTGATCAAAATGGTGACCGCGGCAAAATCGGGCCACCCGGGCGGTCCCTTAGGACTCGCAGACATTTACGCCGTTCTTTATAAAAAAATTCTAAATCATAAACCTACGGATCCGGATTGGGAAGATAGGGATCGTCTGATCCTTTCCAACGGACATGTTTGCGCCGTCCGCTATGCCGCGATGGCGCAGTCGGGTTTTTTTCCCGAGTCGGAACTTCTTACCTTTCGAAACATCAATTCCAAATTACAGGGACATCCTTCCACCAGATACCTAAAGGGAGTGGAAAGCTCTTCCGGTTCACTCGGGCAAGGCTTGTCGGTTTCCGTCGGAATCGCTCTTGGGGCGCGTTTGGCAAAAAAAGATTATAAGGTTTATGTTTGCATTTCGGACGGAGAATGCGGCGAAGGAATGACTTGGGAAGCGGCGCAATCCGCGGCTCACTATAAAACGGATAACCTAATCGCGTTTATGGATAAAAACGGAATCCAGATCGACGGCTTCACAAAGGACGTGATGAACCTGGAGCCCCTGGATAAAAAATTCGCCTCCTTCGGTTGGAACGTTTTACAAGCGGACGGTCATGATATTTCTGCGATCCTATCCGCTTTCGAGCGAGCTAAGGCTCATAAAGGATCCCCGACGATCATCCTGTTCGATACGGTTTTGGGAAAAGGCGTTTCTTTTATGGAGAACAATCCCGGTTGGCACGGAACTCCGCCGAACGCGGAACAGGAAAAGAAAGCTCTGGAGGAATTGGAAGCTCTCGAAGTATAAGAGTTTCCTTCTGCGTATTTCCGAAGTTCGAAAAAAAGAAGAACATTTCATCGATTCGGAGTTTTCTATCTTTGTTCGGAAATACGCCTCGAATCCCGAAAAAAACGTTTCAATTTCGTTTTTTATCTTTGCGGGCACTTGACTTCGTTTCGGCCTACTCCTTCGTCGGAAAGAGAACATAAACGAACGACATAGTTAATTTATGAATCACATCCTTTTTTAACTGTTCGAAAAACTTCCGAATTGACTAAGCTCTTCCCGGTATCACGTTATTGTACTTATGCAATCCTCCGACTTCCCTTTCGGAACAGTTCCCTTCCCACCCGATAAGATAGAGGATAAATTTTACCAATTGGAATTTTCCTCCAGCGAGGATAAATCCGGGATCATTGCGGAGATCGCCGGTATGATTCCTTGGCAGGTTCGCGTCCGGGAAGTGGCGGACGAATTGAAGGATCCTACTCTTCGCGTTTTTGCGAGAGGAGTCGCACCCATCATTCATTCGGAGCGGATCAGTGTGCGTTATGCGGCATTGGCTGAAAAAGGGAACTCGAATCATTACGAGGATTTGGAGGAAGGTGCGTTTCTGCTTTCCTCTGTCACGGAACCGGAACTTTCTTATCCTGAATTCCGGACCTATCTGGATCGGATCGCTTTGCGAGTGGAGGAACTCGTGGATCTAAACGAAGATCTGGCTTCGGACGACGTGAAGGTTCATTTTTTAACCCGTGTGCTTTCCCAGGAAGAAGGTTTTTCCGGCAATCATGAGGAGTACGAGGATCCGGATAATTCCTATTTGCATCGGGTATTCGTCACAAAACGGGGCATTCCCATCTCTTTGTCGGTGATCTACCTTTTAGTCGCGCATCGATTGAACCTTCCGCTTTACGGCGTCAATATGCCTCTGCACTTTCTACTTCATTTCGAATCCAACGACTATGAAACCTATATCGATCCTTACCACGGCGGAGTGATGCTGGATCGTTCCACTTGCATCCGTTTTTTAAAGGCAAACGGATTCCAGGCTCACGACCGTTACTTTACCCACGCCAGTAGTATGACGATCCTGAAAAGGATGTTTCGTAACTTGATCCATATCTATCGGAAAAAGGAAAATCGTGAAATGGAAAAAGTACTGTCTAAACACCTGCTCGCCCTGGACAGCAAGTGGAAATCCTGATTTTTTCACCCCCTTTCTTTTCGTTCCGCTCGTATTTCCTACCCTTTCCTGCTTGAGCGATAAATTCCTTCGGAAATAGTGTCGAAACAAGGAAACTCCGTGAAAGCCAAGGGATTGAAGGACCTCCTCGTCCGAAAGTTCGACAAAAAACTGTACGAGATCATAGACGAGGATCTTCGTCTACTCGCCGAGATTAAGGATTATACCATCCGCTCCGGAGGAAAAAGAATCCGTCCGATCCTGCATTATTGCATGTGTCGTATCCTCGGATACAAGGGGGAAAAATACGCGGATGTAGGGGCCATCGCAGAATTGATTCATGCCGCGAGTCTTTTGCACGATGACGTCGTGGACGAAGCTCAGACCAGAAGAGGGGTGCCCAGCGTAGGTTCCCGTTTCGGAAATAAAACCGCGATTCTCGCCGGAGATTACCTTCTTGCCTGCGGGATCTATCATCTTAACCGATTGAATTCTCCCGAATTAATGGATATTTTCACACAAGTGATCAAGGATCTTTCGGTAAGCGAACTCGTTCAGATGGAATGGGAAAGAAATCCCAAGATTGATTTGGACGTGTACGATCGAGTAGTCTACGGTAAGACCGCATCTTTGTTCGGAGCAGTCTGTCAGGCCGCCGGAATTCTAGCGGGGGCTCCCAAAAAGAATCTAAAAAAATTGCACGAGTTCGGAGTCCGATTAGGATCCTTGTTCCAAAAACAGGACGACGCCATCGATTATTTCCAAGCCGGGGACCGGACGGGCAAGGTTCCTCTCAAGGATTTTAAAAACGGATTATATACGTACCCGGTTCTCCGACTTTTGGAAAAGGCGGATAAGAACGATAAAAAACTGACCCATTCCCTTTTTGCTAAGGAAGAAAGGACCGAGCACGACGAAGTCGTAATTCTTTCCCTGCTCAATCGGTACAATATTCGAAAAATGTTGAGTGAAGAGTTTCGGTCGGATGTGGAAGAACTTTTGCGATTTTTAAAAGGTTTTCCGGAAACCGAGGAAGGAGCACTTGTCCGGGATCAATTCAGAAAATTGACCGAAGTGTAAAGATCCTCTTTCCGAAGGACGGAACCTTCGGCGAGTGTCATTCGCCTCTTCTCCGTTCATCGCGGAGATTTCGATCTAGTCCGGAATCAATGAACCGCGTTTTTCAAAAGGTGGAAAACGGATCCGGAATGTTGTCGAAGATAGAAAAAATAAGCGTTTGCCGCAAGGCTGATCACCAAAGGCAAAAACTTAAAGAATCGAGTCTTCGCGAAAGAGAATACGATGAAAGCCAAGAGAACCCCGATGACCGGCAATAAGGATCCGATTGTCATCAGAGTATAGAAGATCCAGAAATTGGGAATCTGGTCCTCCGTTTGCACTTTTCTATGCGAAACCGGTCTTGGGTGGCTTTGCAAAGGCATGTGTCTGGGCTCGACTCGTACTACTTTCGCTTTTTCCCTAAACTTCTGGTCGTTGTTCAGCGCTTTTTCCATACCTTTAGTTTAAGATTTTTCGGGGGAGTTGCAAGTCCCATCCGAAAATTCGGGGATTTTGCACGATGGAATTAGTCGAAATGGCGGGGTTAAATAAAAAGTAATTTTATCCGATTTAGGGAGAAAAAGAGTCTAATATAAACAAAATCGCGGATTTCAAAAAATCGTTTTTTACAGCATATTATCTCTGTTAAACGTTTCCCGAGTTCTTCTTTTCGGTTCTTACTGGAACGGAGTGGGGATCGAAAGTGAGGGGTTTTCGGGGAAGAAGAACGGGACAGAATTCAAAAGAGTAGCAAAATAAATAGAATCCGGCGAGTATAGAGGGCTGCCTGAAAGAGAGAAGGCAGCCCTTTTTTTCTTATTGGGTTGTAGTAGTGGAGGTTCCGGCTGGGACGGAATTACTCGTACAATTTACGTCGCCTTTGATGGAAACGCTTACCCCGGCTACCGATTGTGTGTTAAAGCATTGTTGTCCGTTTTGGGTATAACACATACTCGAAGAAGTGGCCGAAGTACAGTTGATGAAGTCCACCGTATAACATTGAGTCAACGAAAGTCCCGCACTTCCGGTTGAGACCACGTTCCCCACCAAATCCAGAGTAACGGTCAGATAGGACAGAGCTTGGCTTCCGGAAACGGAAGTATCGATCGGAACTCCGCTTCCTCCCCAAGTGATTTTTCCGTAATTCGCGACCAAAGGTTTTGCCGTCAAACTTCCGGAGTAGGAAAAGCCCTGCTGCGAATCGATTTGCCCTTGGTTTTGGGTACTATCGTACAGAAACTTCAGATAGATATAGTCTCCGGTAGTATAATAGAGTCGGCTGATGACCGTAAATTGGGTATTCGTTCCGGAGCCAGAACTAGTGGTCGTTGTCGTGGTTGTCGTAGTGGTTCCCGTCGAGGAACTTGCGGAATATGGGGAGCCGGTTCCGCAGTTCGGAGTCTTACTCTTATCCAAGCTCCCATGGATGCTAAACGTAACGGAACCGTCCGAGGCAGTGACCGAAAGATCGGTTTTTGTGGATTGGTGGTGTTCGCAGGTTTGGGTGAAAAAAATCAGGGCTGCGGATAGGAATGCGGTTAAAACGGACCGTCTGCAGGTCCGGAGAATCGTCGGAAAGGATCCCATAGTTCTAATATCAATCATCGGTAAAGGTGGGTCAAGAATGAAATCCCGGGAAATAATCCCGACTGAAATTCTTAAATCGGACCCGAATAAAGGGAGCACGGTTCCTTTTCTGCAAAAGATTTTTCGGAATGGAAATCGGGTGTCCGGTGGATTATGTCGGAATTTTACGGTTCGTGCCGAGCGCATTGCGCTGTCGATTTAGAAGCTTGTCTCCGGAAGGGGAATCTGCTTTCTTGAGAAAAATCAGGACGGTTCTCGTGAAAATACACAAATATGATTCGATTCCGGACGTGGTGGAAATCGGAGACGGAATATTCAAAACCGAAATTCCACAGCCCTTCTACTCTCCCAATAATATCTATATTCTCCCGGACGGGGAACCCACTTTGATCGATTCCGGTTATCTTGCGCATCTAGGGATGTTGCAAAGGGCGCTGAAAAAACTCGGGCTAAGTCTGAACAAAATAAAACATATATTTTATACGCACAATCATTTGGATCACATGAGCGCCATTCTTACGATCCGCTATTATACCGAAGCGAAATTGTACGCGATGAAAGGTATGGCGGCAGGGATCGGAAATTATCTGGAATATGTGGAAGTATTCAACCGGGCCACCAAAAGGCTCGTGTATAAGGGCCATCGTTCTCCCAACGATAGAAAGACGGAACTCGCAAGAGTGGAAGCCGGCAACGAAAACCTTAAAAATACTCTGATGCGGGGGGACAGAATCGATCCGATTCTAAAACTCGATGTGGAATTGGTGGAGGGGGATGTCATACGCGCGGGTGGGAAAGAGATCGGATTTCTGCACACTCCGGGGCATAACCTGTGGCACCTGACGCCCTATATCTTGGAGGAGAATATCTTTTTCACCGGCGATCTTGTCTTACAGAATATTTCCTCCATCTATGCGGAGATAGACGGAAATCTAGAGGACTATTACAAATCTTTGGATCGGATTTCCAAGATGTCCATTCGCCGACTTCTTCCTGCTCACGGTCCCGAACCTGAGGATCCTAAGAAAGCGATCAAGTTGCTATACAAAACTCTGCAAATCTTGGAGAGAGGAATCATACGCAGATTAAAGGAAAAGGAATACGATCTTTCCAGTCTGACTCTGGAAGCAATGGGAGAAAAGGTCGCTAATTCAGGTTATTATAATACTGCGATGGCGATTTTACATTCCATGGTCAGGAAATTCGTTGAAAGAGGCTGGGTAGAGGTGGTCGAGACGGAACCTCCGTATGAAACTTACAAATGGATCGGAGATTCTAATATATAGATCCGGAACGAATAGAGGGGTTCATTCTTTTTCCGGCACTATTTCTCCGTAAAAAGGGGTCTGTTTCAATTTCATGTTGTAGGCTTTTATGAACAGGAGTTCAAGATGCGTCACGTCCTCGCGGTTGTATTTTAATAGCAGATCCAAAGCCTCCATGTCGTCGTATTGCACGTACTGCCACCATAATCTGACCGCGTCCGCTCCGTTGACTTCGAAGGGAAGGTCTCTTGTGATTCCGAGCGCCTTTTCGCAGCCTTTCAGTCCGCCTCGGTATCCGAGACTGCGAAGAAGATACATCAGATCGAAATGACGGTTTCTAAATCGTTTGCCGAATTCCTTTTCCAAGAAGGGCACGTCGAACGCTACTCCGTTGTAACTTACGAAAATATGGGAAGGGAGAACCTTCTCCGGAAAGTCGTCCATGTCCCGTCCGCGCAGAAAGTCCTTGAATTGATCGCCGTCGTACGTTCCGACTACGGTGATGAAATCCTCTTTGGATAAACCGCTGGTCTCTATGTCTATATAGAGAAGTCTGGATCGGACCGAGGGAAAGAGTCTCCATTTTTGCTCGTTAGGTACGGCGAAGAAAAAATAGTCCCAGTTCTCTCTCGCGAATTCTTTTTTGGAAAACTCGAGAGAATCCAATACCAATCTGGAATATGTGTCTTCTTGGTTCCTGGAACGAACCAGAAACTCTTCCCTAAGGGAATCCCAATCCAGGATCCCTTTCTCCCAATACTTCCGTTCTTCCAGGATATCGATGCCAGGGAGATGGCAAAAAGTATGCTTTAACAAACGGATTCCTCTATGATTTCAGACGTTCCGAGTAGGGCCTGTATCCGTTCTCTTTTGCCCGTTCTTTCGAAAAAAATCCGTGAACGAAAGGGCGAGAAGTGTAAGAAAGGAGTATAAGTAAAACGGGATATTCCCCCAACGTGAATAAAACGTGTTGCCTTCCTCCGAAAGACGGGTGACGGGCAATAGAATCGCTCGATTCCCGATTTCGCCCGATTCGATCGGAATGGCGAGATTTCGTCCGTACGGATCGACCGCAAGAGAGACTCCGCTGACCGCCGGGCGGACCAAGCTGAGTCCGAACTCGATGGCGCGAAATTTTGCCGTTCCCGCATGTTGCCAAGCCTCCGTCTTGGAGGAAAACCATGCATCGTTCGTGGGGTTTGCCAGAAGCGTAAAGACGCCTTTTTTCGCCTCTCGAAGGGAGTTTTGAACCAAAGACGGAAACATCGCCTCGTAACACACCAACGGAAGGATCTGGTATGTTACGCCTTCTTCCTTGGAAGGAAATCCGGTGGGATTCCGAAAGCGCTCGGGTGTTTGGATTTGGGCGATTTCTTCCGGAGTAGGCGGGGAAGGGCGAACGCTTCTGTGAAAGGATCGGAATCCTAAAAGTGGTACGGGTTTTTCCCCGGGAATATATCTGGACGTTTCGCTGAAGAGGGATCGTAGAAAAGGGAAAGACGATTCGAAAGGAAGGTATTCTCCGAAGGCTAAGAGACGTCGCTTATCATAACGCGTAATTTGTCCTGTTTCGGAGGAGAGCAATGTTACTTGGTTTTTCAGACCGTCCCGGAATTGATTCAACTCGTTGTACAATAAATCGGCTCCCGTCTTCCGGGTAATATACAGAGTCAATCCGTGGAAAGTGGACGAATACGATTCGTTAGGTGCTCCCCCTTCGCCCATGTCCGTCCCGTGAAAAGGAACGGCGGATTCCGGTAGAAAGATGATGTCCGGAGGAGGGAGATTTTCCAGGGAGCCCCGGAGCGCCATCTCCAGATTCCTGCTCATCGCTTGGCCCAAGTATTCTGGGTTTTCCGCATATTCCCGCTTGGCGGGAGCGGTATTCGGTTGGACCAACAAAGCGGACAGTTTCAAATATCCGTCTTCGGTATTCGGAGTGCTCGACGGAATCTTATATTCTGTCGCGGTTAAGAGTCTGTATCCGCCCAGGATCCACACGAAACTGAGTACCGACGCAGCAACGATTCCGGCGTTTTTTTCTCCTGTATCTCTGAGCAGCGCTAAACCGGCACTCCCGAATAGCAGAAAAAAGCCCGTGCCGTATATTCCTGTGAATGCTGCCGCCTGCGAAAATGCAAGACTCCCTTCCGCTAGATTTCCCCAATACCAAGGGAATAATTGGGGAGTGATCATATCCGCTGCTACAACGCATACGGGAAAGAGTAGCCAACGTAGAAGGAGAGAATCGCCGTTGTATATTTTATATTTAGAATATACTTCGAGGCATATTTTCCAGCCGTAAAAGGCGATCGGCAATTTGATATGCGAAAAGATTCCGTACACGAAAAAAAGGAGCCAAGAAATAAAAGTGCCGGCTCCCGAAATCGCCGATATCGAGGAAGGAATCCAAAAGAATACGGTAACGTTGACGAGTTGGGAAAGGAAAAGAAACCAATAGATCTGAAAACGGAGCGGCCAATCTTTCAGCTCCGTAAAAAGAAGGAAAGCGCAGAGGCCTCCTCCGATTCCGGCGGGAAGGAACGCGAAAGGTTCCATCCCGAAAAGGAGTCCGAAGGAGAGTCCGAGAGAGTATAGAAAAGGACGAAGGGGATTTTTCGGAAGAAAAATCATTTCGAATTCAGTCGTTTCTGTTCCGCTTCGTACGCTTTTCTTCGACCATATTCTTCCGCTTCCTGCGAGCCCAATATTTTAGTTCGGATTGCGGAAATCGCCTTATCGCGATCCGCAGATTTTGCAGTCGGATTGGCTCTCAGCCAGGCTTGCTCCTCCCGATCGATTTCGGTTTCCTTGTTTTTTTGGACCTCGATATCCTTATAAACCTTTTCGATCCTATCCGCTCCGTCTTTGCCGAAGTATTTTTCCCTGATCGAGCGGAGTTGCGGATCCTTCTGAACCGCCGAAAGCTTGTTCATATCGTTTTCCCGAAGAAAAAGTTCCGTTTCGTACTTATTGAATTTGGGCTCCCGCTTTACCACCGCGTCGTAGTAATTTCCGTATACCGCCTTTCGATAATCTTCATAACGGTTTAACCTTTTGTCTCCCGGCAAATTCTTGGTCTCGCTCATAAAATCGGAGAGTCCGAATTGGTATTGTCTTTCCGATTCCTCCAAACCGAAAATCAGTTTGGCTTCCTGGTCGGAAAAAACCTCTCTCCTTTTCTTTTTGATGAGTTCGTAGGCTTCATCCTGTTTGATGTCCCGGGGTAGTTCGTAGGATCGAAGCACCTGTTCGTATGTGAGATACTTTCGGAACATGGCCATCAGCTTTTCTCCCGCCACTCCGGGGTAATGGTCCAATAGGAATGCCTTTACTACTTCGTTGCATTGGTCGATGGTGTAACCTGTCGGGCAACGTCTCCGCAATGCCCATAGTTCCGAGACTAAATCCAATTCGCCGTTTGCGGCGAATTTCATGATATCGTCGTAGGACAGCCATTCACCGTCCTTATAAATGCTGCGTGAAGTATCCATTACCTCGGGGTTGAGGATCAATTCTCCAGATTCGTTGCGTGAAACCGTAAAACCGTCGGAGTCTTCCGCATTGGAGCCGTGGCTTCCTCGTTTGGAGGAAGGTTCCCAAACGATAAAAATAACGAGCATTATTAAAAAAACGCCGACTAGGATCAGCCGAATCTTAGGGGGGATTTGTTTGAGTCGTTCTAACATGTTTTGATTCCCGTTCGAAGCAATGAAAGTATCTGCAAGCCCTATGCTGGCAAGAGGTTTTTGAAAGAAAAAACAATGGAAGAGAGACTCCGGTTCCCGAAACTATCCCTGTGCCCCGTCCGATTTTATATTATCCGAAAGGAACCGCAGGCGCGGATGCGATTTTTTCGCGGTTTAGAAATCTTGAGGTTCGTTCATATTCTAAGGAGGATTTGGACGAAATCGCTTCTGTCGGTCCCGAAGTTTTGGTGGCAAACACGCGACTCGAAGTAAATTCGGAAACGTTTCGCAGGTTTCCCAGTGTGAAAATCTTCGCGACCGTCAGTTCTGGAAACGATCACGTAAATTTTTCGGATCTCAAGAACGAAGGTAGGATATTTCTGAATTCTCCCGGTTGCAATGCCGGTTCGGTCGCGGAATACTGCCGGGCGGCTTTATCCTATTTTCTCCCCATCGATGAGATCCGAAGGAGATCCGTAGGAATCGTAGGATACGGAAATACGGGGAAAGCGTTCGCATCCATACTGAAATCCGAAGGCATAGAATTCGCTTACCATGATCCGTATGTGAAAGACAACTCGGTTTTATTAAGCGAAATCTATTCGCGCGGGATCGTCAGTTTTCATGTGCCCTTGACTGGAGACGGACCTTATCCTACGAAAGGAATGTTCGAAGCGGAAGACGTGAGAAAGTTGGCGCCGAAGACTTTGGTTTTAAATACGAGTCGAGGTGAAATTTGGGGAAGAGGGACGCTGGAAGAATCGCTTCAAAGGGAAGACTTGTTGAAAGTGATAGATGTATTCTATCCGGAGCCTCCACGCGGAGAACTTTTGCAAAGATTGGTATCTAGTAAAAATAGCATTTTCACTCCGCATATCGCCGGTTATAGTCAGAAGGGACGAATCACAGGCACGTATCGACTGGCCGAAAAACTATGCATTCTTTACAAAGACGGCCCTTTGCCTCCTATGGAAGAATTTTTGATTTCCGATGGGGAATGGAAAACGAAAACTTTTTTGGAAAAGGAAGATGGGCTTCTTCGTGACGCATGGAAGAAGAACGATTGGGAATATTTCGAAAGAAGAAGAAACCATTACCCCGTAAGGATAGACGGGATCTAGGAAAGTCCCCGCCCTACTCTGGGCGGGGGCCGGTGCGGTGGTACCCGGCCGAGGCGCGACGCAGACCAAGTATCAGAATTTTGTCGTTTCTACAAGAATGTTTTTTTCAAATCTTTGCAGGAGGTCATACAAAGAATACTGCCCAAAAAAAGATTTGTGAAAAAAATGAATTCGTGATAGAGCGGCAGGCGGGATTGGCCCACGAGCCCACCGCCTCCACCCGAACCTGGGTGGGGGCCGCCAAACAAAACACTAGTACGGCCCTAGTAAGACCGCCGCAAGAATGCCTATCGAACCAGGGTTTTTTCCGTCGGGAAAAGAAGGTATTTCGGTCTCACATTCGCCAGAATATCGTCCAAAACGAAAATTTCTCTGCTTCCTCTTTTTCGTTCAAAAGGAGCTTCATACAAAAAACCTAAAACTTGGAACTCGGAGCGGATATATGCGACAAGGTCGTCTTGCCGAACCTTTCGACTGACGTCCAGATCGATCACCTTCCATCCTGAAAATAAAAAATGAGTAATTAATAATTTCTTTATATCTAATGTGGAATCCCGAACCAAAAGAAAGAGAGAGCCTCCTCCTTCGTTTGCGTAAATATGAAAACGAAAGTCCTTAACGAAGTCGGTCGTTTTCCAAGGTTTTTTGAATCGTATCTCGAAAGATTGATTTTTTTCTGCGGTCACTTCCACGAAGAGGGACTTGGTGGAGTTCCTTTCCGGTGTTCTCAGAACGGAGGAAATCCGTATTTCCGGTAGAAAATCCTCCCCGAGTTTCGATTTTATGTTTTCCGGTCCGAACTCTTCCGTTTCGAAATCTTGAACGAGTATTTCGTTATAGATCCGAGGGCTTTCAGTTTCGGAATTTTGGGAAAATATGGGGAAAGCGATCGCTAGCAAGAGGATCATCAATATTTTTGTTCGTCGGACTCTTTTCAAGATACCTGTCCCTATTAAGAGTATCGACTTTCCACCGGATTTCCGATTCGAATTCGAAGGACTCCGGATCCTAAAAACACTGCACGCGAAAGCATAAATTCTGGGCAAAAGCTATTGCGGACGTTCTTCCGATTTTACCTTGATGAATTTTTTTCGTTCCGAAATCTTACCCTATGATGGACCCGGAAGAAGATCCTTTTATGCGGATTAAAACGGAATTTTCGGATGCGTTCCGAACCGTGTTTCGGGAATTTTTCGGGGATGAAAAGGATCATCAATACGAGTTGTACGAATTGAAATCGGAGGAATCGGGTCCGAAAGGGGATTGGGCTACCTTTACTGTCCGAAACGCTTTGGGAGGAAGAGCCGTCGTTTTTCGCTTCGATCCCAGGTCCGAGGAATTCTATGCTATGCTGAAAGTGCAGGTTTTTCCGGGGGAAGAGGATTGGAATTTGGATTCGTTTTTCGAGAGAAACGGTTTCGTAAAAGCCGATTTTTGGGACGTTAAGAATTCGGCTGGAGAATGGCTCTTCCATTCTCTCGCCAGGCATTATCTCGGCACAATATTCGTCTTTTGTCCTAGGATCTTAGAACCGGATTATATATTGGAATAGGGATTTTCCCGGAGGAATGTTGGGTTCGGAAATTAGTATCATCATCTTACTGGGATTGTTTGTCGGAATTCTTTACGGCCTCTGGGTAAAGAAACGCGCGGCAAAATGAAGAAGTTGTCGGATCGGGTTCGGTCCGAGGATTAAAACGCGTGTGCCCGTCCGGTGTCCGGACCCGATGGGCAAATGATCGATAAGATTCTTTATAAATCTCTAAATTACTTTTTCCCAATTCTTTGCGGAATGTGCGGCAAGGAGGATTTTCGTTCCGTTCGGAGCGGCCTATGTAGAATTTGCGCCAAGGAAACGCCTAGAATCTGGAAAAAAAAGGGGTGTCCGATCTGCTCCGGAAAAACGACGGAAGATGTTTGCGATTATTGCACATCGAGGAACGTCTTCTTTACGGAAGCACGATATCTTCGGGAAAGAACGGACCTCCTGGCCGAAGTCTTAAATAAGATCAAAAGTAGACACGAATATCCTCTTTCCCTGTTTCTATCCATCGGAGCTAAGACAGCGTTGAGAAGCTGGGGAAATCGAGGGATCGATGCCTGCTTTCTTCTTCCGAATTCCTCTTCGGGACGGTTCGGCTCGTTTCCCTTGCGGCCTTTTTCTCCGATGCGAGAGTTGCTTTCTCGAGCGGAAAAAACCCTCGGACTTCCTCGGATAGATCCTTTGCTCAAGAGGAGCAACTCTAGACAGGCGG from the Leptospira fletcheri genome contains:
- a CDS encoding ComF family protein, with translation MIDKILYKSLNYFFPILCGMCGKEDFRSVRSGLCRICAKETPRIWKKKGCPICSGKTTEDVCDYCTSRNVFFTEARYLRERTDLLAEVLNKIKSRHEYPLSLFLSIGAKTALRSWGNRGIDACFLLPNSSSGRFGSFPLRPFSPMRELLSRAEKTLGLPRIDPLLKRSNSRQAGKSYADRFFHARSAWEIRPSWQGCCPSKVLLLDDVFTTGASVNEASRILLENGTEEVYILTYLRTME
- a CDS encoding NAD(P)-dependent oxidoreductase; translation: MPVPRPILYYPKGTAGADAIFSRFRNLEVRSYSKEDLDEIASVGPEVLVANTRLEVNSETFRRFPSVKIFATVSSGNDHVNFSDLKNEGRIFLNSPGCNAGSVAEYCRAALSYFLPIDEIRRRSVGIVGYGNTGKAFASILKSEGIEFAYHDPYVKDNSVLLSEIYSRGIVSFHVPLTGDGPYPTKGMFEAEDVRKLAPKTLVLNTSRGEIWGRGTLEESLQREDLLKVIDVFYPEPPRGELLQRLVSSKNSIFTPHIAGYSQKGRITGTYRLAEKLCILYKDGPLPPMEEFLISDGEWKTKTFLEKEDGLLRDAWKKNDWEYFERRRNHYPVRIDGI
- a CDS encoding apolipoprotein N-acyltransferase, with the translated sequence MEPFAFLPAGIGGGLCAFLLFTELKDWPLRFQIYWFLFLSQLVNVTVFFWIPSSISAISGAGTFISWLLFFVYGIFSHIKLPIAFYGWKICLEVYSKYKIYNGDSLLLRWLLFPVCVVAADMITPQLFPWYWGNLAEGSLAFSQAAAFTGIYGTGFFLLFGSAGLALLRDTGEKNAGIVAASVLSFVWILGGYRLLTATEYKIPSSTPNTEDGYLKLSALLVQPNTAPAKREYAENPEYLGQAMSRNLEMALRGSLENLPPPDIIFLPESAVPFHGTDMGEGGAPNESYSSTFHGLTLYITRKTGADLLYNELNQFRDGLKNQVTLLSSETGQITRYDKRRLLAFGEYLPFESSFPFLRSLFSETSRYIPGEKPVPLLGFRSFHRSVRPSPPTPEEIAQIQTPERFRNPTGFPSKEEGVTYQILPLVCYEAMFPSLVQNSLREAKKGVFTLLANPTNDAWFSSKTEAWQHAGTAKFRAIEFGLSLVRPAVSGVSLAVDPYGRNLAIPIESGEIGNRAILLPVTRLSEEGNTFYSRWGNIPFYLYSFLTLLALSFTDFFRKNGQKRTDTGPTRNV
- a CDS encoding lipase secretion chaperone, with the translated sequence MLERLKQIPPKIRLILVGVFLIMLVIFIVWEPSSKRGSHGSNAEDSDGFTVSRNESGELILNPEVMDTSRSIYKDGEWLSYDDIMKFAANGELDLVSELWALRRRCPTGYTIDQCNEVVKAFLLDHYPGVAGEKLMAMFRKYLTYEQVLRSYELPRDIKQDEAYELIKKKRREVFSDQEAKLIFGLEESERQYQFGLSDFMSETKNLPGDKRLNRYEDYRKAVYGNYYDAVVKREPKFNKYETELFLRENDMNKLSAVQKDPQLRSIREKYFGKDGADRIEKVYKDIEVQKNKETEIDREEQAWLRANPTAKSADRDKAISAIRTKILGSQEAEEYGRRKAYEAEQKRLNSK